A window of the Podospora bellae-mahoneyi strain CBS 112042 chromosome 6, whole genome shotgun sequence genome harbors these coding sequences:
- a CDS encoding hypothetical protein (EggNog:ENOG503PNKH; COG:S), giving the protein MSGYYHMPLQGQHDQQHAEPSAFRPSRAEDWEPYRDIIAHLYNTMKLKDVMTEMQMTYNFKATEKQYKTQLKKWNLDTKYIKASEYMAMLQIMREREAQDPSKQTRFILRGRPVDPKDIARFEKRHQKKGTLKEGELAELQGRQNLPFFTHDHQLIYQPQNLSRTSSITLLLLSQQDMHTLQPPTTGHPLRMQPRLHTTLPRNTPIATACDPSNASTTTQGGFLPEFFNDEVQPQMGAHRRIPFFSNSSSLHLMHAYGTTVGHDLEASHLSFGGLEE; this is encoded by the exons ATGTCTGGATACTACCACATGCCACTCCAGGGCCAGCATGACCAGCAACATGCTGAGCCGTCTGCCTTTCGACCTTCCCGAGCAGAGGACTGGGAACCATACCGAGACATCATTGCACATCTCTACAACACGATGAAGCTCAAGGATGTCATGACCGAGATGCAGATGACATACAACTTCAAAGCAAC TGAGAAGCAGTACAAGACTCAGTTGAAGAAGTGGAACCTTGATACCAAGTACATCAAGGCATCCGAGTACATGGCCATGCTTCAGATCATGCGTGAGCGGGAGGCCCAGGACCCATCCAAGCAGACACGCTTCATTCTTCGCGGGAGACCAGTAGATCCCAAGGATATTGCTCGGTTTGAGAAGCGGCACCAGAAGAAAGGGACACTGAAGGAAGGGGAGCTGGCAGAGCTTCAGGGTAGGCAAAATCTACCGTTCTTCACACATGACCATCAACTAATATATCAACCACAGAACCTGTCGAGGACCTCATCTATCACACTCCTTCTCCTGAGCCAACAGGATATGCATACACTGCAACCTCCGACTACGGGTCACCCTCTTCGTATGCAACCACGTCTGCATACGACACTTCCTCGCAATACGCCTATAGCTACGGCATGTGACCCGAGCAATGCATCTACGACCACGCAAGGTGGCTTTCTACCCGAATTTTTTAACGACGAGGTGCAACCGCAGATGGGGGCGCATCGTCGAATTCCTTTTTTCAGCAATAGTTCTTCCTTACACTTAATGCACGCATATGGGACAACGGTAGGACATGATTTGGAGGCATCTCATCTTTCATTTGGTGGACTGGAGGAGTAA